The Lysinibacillus pakistanensis genome includes a window with the following:
- a CDS encoding sensor histidine kinase: MMEQERPAPETFLARLKQEEHVSGKLKIFLGYAAGVGKTYAMLDAAQQAQTLGKDVVVGYVEPHPRPETLALLEGLEQIPTKKIRYKKKDFQELDIDAVLSRKPEIVLIDELAHSNVPIMRHKKRFGDIEELLAKGIHVYTTINIQHIESLHDLVEEITGIKVRERVPDYLIDQAAQIKIVDIEPDELIQRLQDGKIYSKQQAEKALQSFFSKQNLIALREIALRRAADTITYKQINSNESMKHSVQIDEHILVGISSSPTNAKVIRNAARLSQALHGKFTALYVQKVQESDRTTANSERLQQHIKLVEQLGGHVVIVQEDDIAAALANYAQISGVTKLVIGRTSMRKRWWQPSSKISDQLTEFVPNLAIHIVPDQENEQFYLPKINTQWSFDWLDLLKMIFIFAFISFIGLYLYSLGISESNVITIYILGVLILAIWSSGWIMSIISSITAVLLFNYLFTEPRFSFDAYHRDYPMTFIIMFLSGFITSSLTKKIKKQTMIAMRKSYRMEVLLDVNRRLQHAKTIDDIITEGMVQIVKLVEKPVQFFEIENNAIVKSMFFHTESMSNSENKKAASLFGNPNEHGVVSWVINNKHVAGVSTDIFPEVSAYYLPVMSNGYVKGVIGIALSKQLPLPAFERNILHAIINDFSFALDKWYLQKLNEEVVREAEMEQMRANLLRAISHDLRTPLTAISGNADILLTNASNIPDNEKNKLYEDIYKNSKWLVQMVENLLAVSRLENGQLALEMHLELVEEIIQEALCHVVRLNNTHKISYQIEPEFLFAFMDARLIIQVLINIIDNALTYTPPGSVITLQVKESSGLVDFTISDDGPGIDDAIKDTLFDPFTTGKKQRSDSRRGLGLGLALCQTILKLHGSVIHVSNNQPQGTVFHFSLKKES; this comes from the coding sequence ATGATGGAACAAGAACGACCAGCTCCAGAGACATTTTTAGCGAGGCTTAAACAGGAGGAACACGTTAGTGGAAAGCTCAAAATTTTTCTTGGCTATGCTGCTGGCGTAGGGAAAACCTATGCAATGCTAGATGCAGCACAACAGGCCCAAACACTTGGTAAAGATGTGGTGGTTGGCTATGTAGAGCCTCATCCTCGTCCAGAAACATTAGCCTTACTCGAAGGGCTTGAGCAAATTCCTACAAAAAAAATAAGGTATAAAAAGAAAGACTTTCAGGAATTAGATATTGATGCAGTATTAAGTCGTAAACCAGAAATTGTTCTTATTGATGAATTAGCACATAGTAATGTACCAATAATGCGACACAAGAAGCGCTTTGGAGATATAGAGGAATTACTTGCAAAGGGAATTCATGTCTATACAACTATAAATATTCAACATATTGAAAGTCTTCATGATTTGGTAGAAGAAATAACTGGAATCAAGGTACGGGAACGTGTACCAGATTACTTAATTGATCAGGCCGCACAAATAAAAATTGTGGATATTGAACCCGATGAGTTAATTCAGCGTCTACAGGATGGCAAAATTTATAGCAAGCAACAAGCTGAGAAAGCTCTACAATCTTTCTTTTCTAAGCAAAATTTAATTGCTCTTCGAGAAATTGCACTACGTAGAGCTGCTGATACGATTACCTATAAACAAATTAACAGCAACGAATCGATGAAACATTCTGTACAGATTGATGAGCATATCCTTGTTGGTATTAGTAGCTCCCCTACAAATGCTAAGGTTATTCGAAATGCCGCAAGACTTTCGCAAGCATTGCATGGCAAATTCACTGCCCTGTATGTACAAAAGGTTCAGGAAAGCGATAGGACAACCGCAAACTCAGAGCGATTACAGCAACATATAAAGCTTGTTGAACAGCTTGGTGGTCATGTGGTCATTGTTCAAGAGGATGATATAGCAGCAGCTCTTGCTAATTATGCTCAAATTAGCGGTGTAACAAAATTGGTCATCGGTAGAACAAGCATGAGAAAAAGATGGTGGCAACCAAGCTCAAAAATTAGCGATCAACTGACTGAATTTGTACCAAATTTAGCTATTCATATAGTACCAGATCAGGAAAATGAACAATTCTATCTGCCAAAAATAAATACACAGTGGTCATTTGACTGGCTTGACTTGCTGAAAATGATTTTCATATTTGCCTTTATATCCTTTATCGGCTTGTATTTATATTCACTTGGTATTAGTGAATCAAATGTCATTACGATTTATATTCTAGGTGTTTTAATACTTGCTATCTGGTCATCGGGTTGGATAATGAGCATTATTAGCTCTATCACAGCTGTATTACTCTTTAATTATTTATTTACTGAACCACGATTCTCATTTGATGCCTATCATCGAGATTATCCAATGACCTTTATAATCATGTTCCTTTCAGGGTTCATCACAAGTAGCTTAACAAAAAAAATAAAAAAGCAAACGATGATAGCTATGCGTAAATCCTATAGAATGGAGGTGCTTCTAGATGTAAATCGGAGGCTCCAACATGCTAAAACGATAGATGATATTATTACGGAGGGTATGGTACAAATTGTTAAGCTAGTAGAAAAGCCCGTACAATTCTTTGAAATAGAAAATAACGCCATTGTTAAATCAATGTTTTTTCATACGGAGAGCATGTCAAATAGTGAAAATAAAAAAGCAGCCTCCCTTTTTGGAAATCCTAATGAGCATGGAGTGGTGAGTTGGGTTATTAATAATAAGCATGTAGCAGGTGTTTCCACTGATATATTTCCAGAAGTAAGTGCCTATTATTTACCCGTTATGTCAAATGGGTATGTAAAGGGTGTTATTGGAATTGCATTGTCAAAGCAATTACCATTACCTGCATTTGAGCGTAATATTTTGCATGCTATTATCAATGATTTTTCGTTTGCGCTTGATAAATGGTATTTACAGAAGCTCAATGAAGAAGTAGTCAGAGAGGCTGAAATGGAACAAATGCGTGCTAACCTTTTGCGTGCTATCTCACATGATTTAAGAACACCGCTAACAGCTATCTCTGGAAATGCAGATATTTTATTGACGAATGCAAGTAATATTCCAGATAATGAAAAAAACAAATTATATGAAGATATTTATAAAAATTCAAAATGGCTTGTACAAATGGTTGAAAACTTACTCGCTGTTTCAAGATTAGAAAATGGACAATTAGCTTTGGAGATGCATTTGGAACTTGTAGAAGAAATAATACAAGAGGCACTTTGTCATGTCGTTCGTCTAAATAATACTCATAAAATATCCTATCAAATTGAACCAGAATTCTTATTTGCTTTTATGGATGCACGATTAATCATTCAGGTTCTGATTAATATCATTGATAATGCATTGACCTACACACCTCCCGGTAGTGTGATTACGTTACAAGTAAAAGAATCTTCTGGTTTAGTAGATTTTACTATTTCTGATGACGGGCCAGGTATTGATGATGCTATAAAAGACACGCTTTTTGATCCATTTACAACCGGAAAAAAACAGCGCAGCGATAGTCGAAGAGGTCTAGGATTAGGCTTAGCACTTTGTCAAACCATTTTAAAATTACATGGCAGCGTAATACATGTATCAAATAATCAACCTCAGGGTACAGTCTTTCATTTTTCACTAAAAAAGGAGTCATGA
- a CDS encoding response regulator transcription factor, with protein sequence MNKRILVVEDDLAIGNLLKMTLATQHYEFDIAYNGNGALQKALTMKPDVIILDLGLPDMDGVELITKIRSWTQTPIIVVSARGEEQDKINALDAGADDYVTKPFSVEELLARIRVALRRMMYEHQLENEPSIFENGHLQINYLANTVFVNGKEVHLTPIEYKLLVILSKHVGKVLTHNFILKEIWHNVLQSDVPSLRVFMATLRKKIENDPTNPTLIQTHVRVGYRMLRCYDEE encoded by the coding sequence ATGAATAAACGAATTCTTGTAGTCGAAGATGACCTAGCCATTGGCAATTTACTCAAGATGACATTAGCTACACAACACTATGAATTCGACATCGCATACAACGGGAACGGTGCATTACAAAAGGCTCTTACTATGAAGCCAGATGTAATCATTCTGGATTTAGGACTACCGGATATGGATGGTGTAGAGCTTATTACAAAGATTAGAAGCTGGACCCAAACCCCTATTATTGTTGTCAGTGCGCGTGGAGAAGAACAAGATAAAATAAATGCATTGGATGCTGGTGCAGATGATTATGTCACTAAGCCTTTTAGTGTAGAGGAGTTACTAGCACGCATACGAGTAGCACTGCGAAGAATGATGTATGAGCATCAGCTCGAAAATGAACCCTCTATCTTTGAGAACGGCCATTTACAAATAAACTATTTAGCAAATACAGTGTTTGTCAATGGGAAAGAGGTGCATTTAACACCTATAGAATATAAGCTGTTGGTCATTTTATCTAAGCATGTTGGCAAAGTATTAACACATAATTTTATTTTAAAGGAGATTTGGCATAATGTTCTCCAATCGGATGTCCCTAGCCTTAGGGTTTTCATGGCAACACTTCGAAAAAAAATAGAGAACGATCCAACTAACCCAACATTAATACAGACCCATGTTCGTGTCGGGTACAGAATGCTACGTTGTTATGATGAAGAATAA